The Litchfieldia alkalitelluris genome has a window encoding:
- a CDS encoding VOC family protein: protein MTFQFLSIDHIQLAAPKGSEDIAREFFGGILGFIEIEKPEELKKRGGVWFGFEGYQIHIGIEDPFTPAKKAHPAFRIRNIEELKAHLLLNNIEIIEDDKLPGANRIYIHDPFGNRIEVLEKM, encoded by the coding sequence ATGACCTTTCAATTCTTGTCAATTGACCATATACAACTAGCTGCACCAAAGGGATCAGAGGATATAGCTAGGGAATTTTTCGGTGGCATATTAGGGTTTATTGAAATTGAAAAACCTGAAGAACTAAAAAAACGTGGTGGAGTATGGTTTGGCTTTGAGGGATATCAAATACATATTGGGATTGAAGATCCCTTCACTCCAGCTAAAAAAGCCCATCCTGCATTTAGAATTAGAAATATCGAAGAGCTTAAGGCCCATTTATTACTCAATAATATTGAGATAATTGAAGACGACAAGCTACCTGGAGCAAATCGAATATACATTCATGATCCATTTGGAAATCGGATTGAAGTACTAGAAAAGATGTAG
- a CDS encoding late competence development ComFB family protein has product MSKKYHNVMEELVESLVTVQMLGPDFQVFCKCEKCRTDIIALSLNSLPSHYVTTADGRDNVFQRLNTSENLKWVNKRIISAIYLVGKYPKHDE; this is encoded by the coding sequence GTGAGTAAAAAATATCATAATGTAATGGAAGAATTAGTGGAATCTTTGGTGACTGTTCAAATGCTTGGTCCAGATTTTCAGGTTTTTTGTAAGTGTGAAAAATGTCGTACTGATATTATTGCACTAAGTTTAAATAGTCTTCCAAGTCATTATGTAACAACTGCTGATGGAAGAGACAATGTTTTTCAGAGATTAAATACATCTGAGAATCTTAAATGGGTAAATAAACGAATTATTAGTGCAATTTATCTAGTTGGTAAATATCCAAAACATGATGAATAG